In the Malania oleifera isolate guangnan ecotype guangnan chromosome 1, ASM2987363v1, whole genome shotgun sequence genome, one interval contains:
- the LOC131149311 gene encoding putative cyclin-D6-1, which yields MDYDPRNPLLTHDIQPFRRFFNVESQFMAAEGYSQNAHSIRLRNHALHTIEKHSKCENFDAFIPYLAMNYFDRFISRHEVLRVHWELLPICCLTLAWKMRINSFSVTRFLTDRGLNTDRRDILRTEFEILNGLQWRMRSLTPICFVDYFLSLVTPSTPALSRRNVNKIIVRVHADIKLTRFKPSTVAAASIIFAASSKLFPPEFSKLKQAILSCQFVQKEEVERCMDAMGSENTGLKVSVDSQETRTQATKNASSERGIGETEILMEPLLGRGERESEMGEASIMQQQGREAGGCSEITEEAAEEEGEESIIMNFELNWKVSETAPVDEAPAPGNALDRCLPRRNCCFN from the exons ATGGATTATGATCCCAGGAATCCTTTACTGACACACGATATTCAACCCTTTCGCCGGTTCTTCAATGTGGAATCGCAGTTCATGGCCGCTGAGGGATACTCTCAGAACGCCCACAGCATCAGGCTCCGTAATCACGCTCTCCACACCATTGAAAAG CATTCCAAGTGTGAAAACTTTGATGCCTTCATACCATATCTTGCCATGAATTACTTTGATCGGTTTATTTCAAGGCACGAAGTACTG AGGGTGCACTGGGAACTGTTGCCTATCTGTTGCCTTACTCTTGCTTGGAAAATGAGAATCAACTCCTTCTCAGTCACCAGGTTTCTG ACAGATCGAGGCCTCAACACTGATCGTCGAGATATACTTCGCACGGAGTTTGAGATTCTCAATGGACTCCAATGGCGAATGCGATCCTTGACTCCAATTTGCTTTGTGGATTACTTCCTCTCTCTAGTCACGCCTAGCACTCCAGCCCTTAGTCGTCGAAATGTCAACAAGATCATCGTCCGCGTCCATGCAG ATATCAAATTAACAAGATTCAAGCCATCAACAGTGGCAGCAGCATCAATTATTTTTGCAGCTTCCTCGAAACTGTTTCCCCCAGAATTTTCAAAGCTCAAGCAAGCCATTTTGTCCTGCCAGTTTGTCCAAAAG GAAGAAGTAGAGCGGTGCATGGATGCTATGGGATCTGAAAACACAGGCCTAAAGGTCTCAGTTGATTCGCAGGAAACTAGGACTCAAGCCACCAAGAATGCGTCAAGCGAGAGAGGGATTGGAGAGACCGAGATCCTGATGGAGCCACTGCTGggcagaggagagagagagagtgagatgggtGAAGCGTCGATCATGCAGCAGCAAGGCAGAGAGGCAGGTGGGTGTTCGGAGATAACGGAAGAGGCAGCAGAGGAGGAAGGGGAGGAGTCGATCATCATGAATTTTGAGCTGAATTGGAAGGTCTCAGAGACTGCTCCCGTCGATGAAGCTCCTGCTCCTGGCAACGCTCTTGATAGGTGTTTGCCTCGCCGAAACTGCTGCTTCAATTGA